The nucleotide sequence TTCGATGGCTTTGGAAAACTGTTCAATCGCTGTCACTTCAACTAATGAAGCGCAGCTGGTCGCAAAGGCCAGCAGGAAAAAGCAGCTTACCAGAGAGAAACTGTTTTTTAACATCATGATTAGTCCAGGTAGGTATTGTGGGTTTTGAGAGGAGTGAGATTTGTCAGCAATCCCGGAGTTGTTGAACTGAACGACTCAGAATGTTTTCAACTCAGAAATTGTAAGTGACAACTGCTTCTGGTTTGAGAGCCCGGAAACGAGTTGCGAGAGAGGATGCGTTTTTTTGCATTTTTATGGATTTGAGTCAAGATGGTTCCTGGGGAAAACGGCATGTTTCGAAGTACTTTTGGAAAATAATTGCTCTTGGCCCAGATTCAGAAATTCATATAATCTCCACGCTCACCTTTCGTTCATTTCTTCACAGCCTGTTGGCATTCAATCGATTGCTCAATTCGAGCGGGCCCCCGATTCCGGAACTTTCATCAAACGGTAAAGTAGGTTTCTGTGAAACGAACCTTAATAGTAACCTGGACTATCCTCGGGATGGTGCTGTTGGCTCCCGCGTATGCAGGGGCCGCGGATACGCGGACGATTCCAGTCAGGATTCGGATTGAGTGGGGAGAATCGATTCCCCGCCACTGGAAGGCACAATTTGATTTAACAGGTTGTGAGCTACTTTCAGCAAAATCCCTGGGCGTTGATGCAGATGAAGCTGCTGTATTGAAGTCTGCTGGTCAGACGGTTCGGTATCAGCCACATTCGCAACGTGTGTTTAACAGTGTTGAGTTCATGGTTCGTGGTATTGCTGACGCGAAGCTCCAGGTGCAGGTACAGGACCGCGATGATCCTCTTGTCTCATTGAATCAGCAGTTTGATTTGAAGAACATTCTGGCTCAGAAAGCAATCATTCCCATCAGCCAGACTGCGGCACAGTTGATTGTACAGCAGGCTCCCGGGGATGCTTTTGCCTTACGCGTCAGGAACCCATATCTTATCTTCAAACCAGATGAAGAAATCAGGATTCAGGCATTCCCCCAGTTTCTCTTCGATGAGAAAGTCTCACCAGGCGGTGAATTAAACTGGAGTATTCAACGGGCACGTTCAGGAGACCCTGTTACTTCCGGGGTGCTCCCACTGCCAACACAGGATCTGGCAGTACTGTTGAAACAGGGAATCAGCCTGTCTGTTAAAGCACCTGAGACAGGTGAATATAATCTGGTGGTGAACTTCGGAAATCATCGCGCTGAAGTCCAGTTTGCCGTACTTTCACAAAAACAGTCTCCACTGCCTGTCAAAGCCCTGATTCCTGATTCCGGAATTCTGGTCGATGAATTTTCTCTGAGCGGCACTCTCGATCATCATGATCTGATAAAACGACGTCCAGGCAGTCGGTTCAGAAATTCATTGAAGTCATTTTTTAAAGCCAATCCAGCGATTGAGCAGGCTGCCACGCGGTCTCCCCCCTGGTCTGCCTGTCATTTGAAGATTAGAAATCGGCATCGTCCTCACAAGTTGCTGTTAACCTATCCGCGGCGTCCCGGCACCAGACTGGGGTTCAGTATTCTGGAGCCTGATGCAGCTGGCCAACTGGTTCCCGTCGGTATCGATTCAGGAGTTTACCAGGCGGGTACTGATATGACTGCGAAAGACCAGTCCGAAGAATCCCAGGTGGAAATACTTTTCTGGCCGAAAATAGATGATCCCATCCTGTTATTTCATAGCCTGGGATCCTCAGAGCCCGCAGAAGTGACAAAAGTCGAAGTTTATGAGCTTCCTGCACGCATGCATTCGCGCGCTGTGTCTGCAGGCGAAGTCAGCTCTCTTGTTGAAAAGAGTCGGCTGACCGGGCCTTATCTGCAGAAGCCATTGTTGCCGGAAATATTTGGTGCAACACAGGTCCTGGATAGTAAAAGTAATCGCAGTCTGGATGACTGGCAGACATTTCGGGAAGCGGGCGAGCGCCTGGCTTACTATTTAAATTATCACAGTTTCAATAGTATCCTGATGGCTGTTTCAGCGGATGGAAGTGCCATCTATCCTTCAGAGTTCCTCGCACCGACACCCCGCTACGATTCGGGAGTCTATCATTCCTCCGGTCAGGATGTGGTGCGAAAGGATGTTCTGGAGCTGTTGTTTCAGATCTTTAACCGGGAGAAGCTGACACTCGTTCCTGAGTTACAGTTTTCTTCCATGCTGAACTCACTGGAGCAGATGCTGCATGATGATTCCCGCAATTCCGCGGGAATTGAACTGGTCAATTCGGCCGGACAGACCTGGCGTGAAGCAAAAGGAACCTCGCGAGGGCAGGCTCCCTTTTATAATCCACTCGATCCGAGGGTTCAGGCTGAGATTGTCAAAATATTCCGTGAACTGGTAGTTCGCTATAAACGCCACCCTTCGTTTCAGGGGGTGGCCGTTCAATTGAGTCTGAATGGATACTTGCAGCTTCCTGGATTGGACTGGGGCTATGACGATCAGACTGTTCAGCAGTTCCAGAAAGAGACGGGAATCAAGATTCCCTTCAGTTCGGAAGCAAACAGGTATCAGGATCGGTATCGATTTCTGACGACAACAGCATTGCCGCAGTGGACGCAATGGCGTTGCCAGAAAATCCGGGAGCTGCATCAATTACTGGCGGATGTTCTCCAGGCAGAGTCACCAGATGCACAAATCGTTTTCTCTGCCCGTGAATTACTGCCTTCCCGCAGTCGAAATGGAGACGTGGTCACTGCCCTCAAAGGGGGAACCATGTTTCGGCCGATCTTAATGGAATTGGGCCTGGATTTTTCACACTACGATCAGATCGAAAATGCAGTTGTACTCCGGCCCGGTCAGTACAATTCACAGCAACAGGTTTCCTCGTTTGCGCACGTTCTGAATACGCACCCTTCAGTTGATGACGCATTTAAGTCTCGCGTCGGGGGCGCTTTATATTATCATGATCCCGTTGAAATCCGGATCGCCGAATTTGACAGGATTTCACCCTGGCAGCCGGCATTTACCTGGCTGGTTTCACAGGTGTCACCTGCTGACGAAAGTAATCGAAAACGGTATATTCATTCGATCGCCAGGCAGGATCCTTATTACATTTTTGATGGAGGCTGGACGATTCCATTTGGGCAGGAACGTGCGACCAAATCCATTCGCAGCCAGTTTCAGCAGCTTCCATCGCGTCCTTTTCAGACAGTCGATACAGCATCACAGCCTGTGGTGACCCGGCTGTCACGCGGTAAAGAAAAAGCATTTTTCTACTTCGTGAACGATTTCCCTTACCAGTGTCATGTTACGGTTGAAGCGACAGTTCCCTCGAAGGCGCCTGTGATTTCTCTCCAATCTGGTGATATTCTGGCCGCCTCGCGGTCCGGAGGTGAATCCAGGCAGTATTCGATCACACTCACACCATTTGATTTTCAGGCATTTCGAATTGATGATTCACAGATTCAGATTCAGTCGGTTCGCTGCGAGATTGCCAAACAGGATCTCATGCATCTGCAGGCGAAAATTGAACAGAAGAAACAAAGTCTGGTAAAGCTTCATCAGTCGATGGATGAGCTGACGGCGGTTGTCTTTCATGCCGATTTTGAAACTAAAAGTTCGCGGGATTATATCCTGGCTGGCTGGGAGTCGAAGGTTTCACAGGGGAATGCCTGGACGATCGATTCGACCGAATCGCATTCGGGAAAGACATCACTGGTTTTGGGAACCGCACCTGGAAATAATTTTCTTCGCACAAATCAAATTCCACTTCAGGATTCCCGCTATCTGAATATGAGCGTCTGGATGAAGTCAAATGCCAGTGACATGCAGGTTCGGATTGCATTGGAGGCAGAACAGAATGGAAGGCTGAAAGTTCAGTCAGCGATCATTTCTGTGGATCAGCAATGGCGCAAATATCTGTTTCGCGTGAAAGATATACCCGTCGATCAGATACGGAATGCCCACATTGTGGTTGAAAAGCTGGGATCAGAAAAATTGTGGATTGATGATGTTGATCTGCAGATCCATCAGATTTCGCCGGAAGATGATCGCCAGTTGACGAAGCTGGTATCGACACTTGCGCTTGCCTGGGACTCACAACGCTATCTCGACTGCTATCGACTCTTATGCAGCTACTGGGGTCAGTTTGGCGATACCGCTGAACTGCCTGCCACTCCCGCGGATGAGCAGACACCTGTAAAACATGCAGAGCGAAGAGGTATCAGAAAACTGCTCCAGCGGTGAGTATGTTAAATTCTGCCTGTCTGTCTTACACGGATTCATCGGGTCGTAAGTTCTTTTCTTAGAGACGCTTATGAGATTATCCCTTATTTGACCCCGCGCGCATGTTATAATCAGTTATAGATAGAACTATGATCACAATTTCCCTGATTGAATTACGGCGTATTACATTTCGCATAGCGTCTGCCGATCTATTCTAGTCGGTCCAAACGGTCTTGGAGACGCTAAAGCATAACTCGCCACAGTCCAGCATATCTGCAAGGAAGGAATTGAGATGTCAGCGCGAAAATCCACAACCGGTTCAAAGCCTGCTTCAACGAAATCACGCATTACCTCAAAGCAGGCTACCCGTTCCAAAGCAGCGAAACACAACGGAAAAGTACACACCATTGGCAGCTATCTGGTGCAGCGGTTGCAGGATTATGGTGTCACCGATCTGTTCGGCATCCCCGGCGATTTTGTACTGCAGTTCTATGGCATGCTGGAAGAGAGTCCGATCCGAGTTGTGGGTACAACCCGTGAAGATAATGCCGGCTATGCAGCCGATGGTTACGCGCGGGTGCATGGTCTGGGAGCCGTTTGTGTCACTTATTGCGTCGGCGGATTGAGTCTTTGTAATTCCATTGCGGGTGCCTATGCAGAAAAATCCCCGGTGATTGTTATCAGTGGAGCACCGGGCATGTCAGAGCGGGCCACCGATCCCCTGCTTCATCATCGTGTGAAAGATTTTCATACACAGCGCGATGTCTTTGAGAAAATTACAGTTGCAACAGCATTACTTGATGATCCCATGACGGCTTTCCTGGAGATCGATCGATGTCTGGAAGCTTGTGTCAGATTCAAGCGGCCGGTTTATCTGGAGTTGCCGCGTGACTGTGTTCACAAGCAGGCTGTGATTCCCCATGTGCCTGATGACAGTCAGCCAGTCAGTGACAGTAATGCACTGAGAGAATCGCTGGCAGAAGCGAAGGAATTAATCGAGGCCAGTAAAAAGCCTGTGATCATCGCAGGGGTTGAAGTCCATCGTTTTGGTTTACGGGAAGAGGTACTTGGTTTTGCGGAAAAATTTAAGATTCCGATGTGTGCCACGATTCTGGGAAAGTCGGTCGTGAGCGAATCTCACCCGCTTTACCTGGGAGTGTATGAAGGCGCGATGGGGCGAAGCGAAGTGCAGAAGTACGTCGAAGAGAGTGACTGTGTCATACTTCTGGGGACCTTTATGACAGACATCAATCTCGGGATTTATACAGCCCATCTGGACCCGGGCAAATGTATCTATGCTACCAGCGAAAAATTACGAATCAGTTATCATCACTTTCATGACGTGATTTTCTCGGACTTTGTTACTGCCCTGGAAAAACAGAAAATGAAAGTGGTCACTCGGAAAATCCCCGATAATGTCCGTCCGCAGCAGCTGGAGTTCAAAGTCAAACCGGCCCAGCCTGTCACGACAAAACATCTTTTTGAAAGCATCAACCAGATTCTGACAGATGAAACGGTGGTGGTAACGGATGTCGGTGACTGTCTGTTCGGAGCCGTCGATCTGATGATCAATACGCATACCAAGTTCCTCAGTCCTGCCTACTATACGTCGATGGGATTTGCGATTCCGGCTTCTCTGGGAGCGCAGGTTGCTAACCAGAACCTGAGGCCGATTGTTCTGGTAGGTGATGGCGCCTTTCAGATGACGTGCCTGGAGCTTTCGACGGCTCTCAAACTGGGGTTCAACCCGATTGTGATCGTGCTCAACAATAAGGGGTACACAACCGAACGTTTTCTGCAGGAAGGTCCGTTCAATGATATTCCCGACTGGAAATATCATAATATTACCGATCTGATCGGAGGAGGCTGGGGCTTTGAAGTCAGCACGGAAGGAGATCTGGAAAAAGCCATCAAGGCCGCACTGGCGAATAAAGACAGTTTGAGTGTCATCAATG is from Gimesia maris and encodes:
- a CDS encoding alpha-keto acid decarboxylase family protein, whose protein sequence is MSARKSTTGSKPASTKSRITSKQATRSKAAKHNGKVHTIGSYLVQRLQDYGVTDLFGIPGDFVLQFYGMLEESPIRVVGTTREDNAGYAADGYARVHGLGAVCVTYCVGGLSLCNSIAGAYAEKSPVIVISGAPGMSERATDPLLHHRVKDFHTQRDVFEKITVATALLDDPMTAFLEIDRCLEACVRFKRPVYLELPRDCVHKQAVIPHVPDDSQPVSDSNALRESLAEAKELIEASKKPVIIAGVEVHRFGLREEVLGFAEKFKIPMCATILGKSVVSESHPLYLGVYEGAMGRSEVQKYVEESDCVILLGTFMTDINLGIYTAHLDPGKCIYATSEKLRISYHHFHDVIFSDFVTALEKQKMKVVTRKIPDNVRPQQLEFKVKPAQPVTTKHLFESINQILTDETVVVTDVGDCLFGAVDLMINTHTKFLSPAYYTSMGFAIPASLGAQVANQNLRPIVLVGDGAFQMTCLELSTALKLGFNPIVIVLNNKGYTTERFLQEGPFNDIPDWKYHNITDLIGGGWGFEVSTEGDLEKAIKAALANKDSLSVINVHLKPTDVSPALTRLADKMSKTL
- a CDS encoding family 10 glycosylhydrolase, with the protein product MKRTLIVTWTILGMVLLAPAYAGAADTRTIPVRIRIEWGESIPRHWKAQFDLTGCELLSAKSLGVDADEAAVLKSAGQTVRYQPHSQRVFNSVEFMVRGIADAKLQVQVQDRDDPLVSLNQQFDLKNILAQKAIIPISQTAAQLIVQQAPGDAFALRVRNPYLIFKPDEEIRIQAFPQFLFDEKVSPGGELNWSIQRARSGDPVTSGVLPLPTQDLAVLLKQGISLSVKAPETGEYNLVVNFGNHRAEVQFAVLSQKQSPLPVKALIPDSGILVDEFSLSGTLDHHDLIKRRPGSRFRNSLKSFFKANPAIEQAATRSPPWSACHLKIRNRHRPHKLLLTYPRRPGTRLGFSILEPDAAGQLVPVGIDSGVYQAGTDMTAKDQSEESQVEILFWPKIDDPILLFHSLGSSEPAEVTKVEVYELPARMHSRAVSAGEVSSLVEKSRLTGPYLQKPLLPEIFGATQVLDSKSNRSLDDWQTFREAGERLAYYLNYHSFNSILMAVSADGSAIYPSEFLAPTPRYDSGVYHSSGQDVVRKDVLELLFQIFNREKLTLVPELQFSSMLNSLEQMLHDDSRNSAGIELVNSAGQTWREAKGTSRGQAPFYNPLDPRVQAEIVKIFRELVVRYKRHPSFQGVAVQLSLNGYLQLPGLDWGYDDQTVQQFQKETGIKIPFSSEANRYQDRYRFLTTTALPQWTQWRCQKIRELHQLLADVLQAESPDAQIVFSARELLPSRSRNGDVVTALKGGTMFRPILMELGLDFSHYDQIENAVVLRPGQYNSQQQVSSFAHVLNTHPSVDDAFKSRVGGALYYHDPVEIRIAEFDRISPWQPAFTWLVSQVSPADESNRKRYIHSIARQDPYYIFDGGWTIPFGQERATKSIRSQFQQLPSRPFQTVDTASQPVVTRLSRGKEKAFFYFVNDFPYQCHVTVEATVPSKAPVISLQSGDILAASRSGGESRQYSITLTPFDFQAFRIDDSQIQIQSVRCEIAKQDLMHLQAKIEQKKQSLVKLHQSMDELTAVVFHADFETKSSRDYILAGWESKVSQGNAWTIDSTESHSGKTSLVLGTAPGNNFLRTNQIPLQDSRYLNMSVWMKSNASDMQVRIALEAEQNGRLKVQSAIISVDQQWRKYLFRVKDIPVDQIRNAHIVVEKLGSEKLWIDDVDLQIHQISPEDDRQLTKLVSTLALAWDSQRYLDCYRLLCSYWGQFGDTAELPATPADEQTPVKHAERRGIRKLLQR